The following are encoded together in the Adhaeribacter arboris genome:
- a CDS encoding APC family permease, whose product MSTTKQLQRSLGLRLVIVVVIGNIIGSGVYKKVAPMADELHSSGWILLCWLLGGIITLFGALSNAEVAGLLADTGGEYSYYKKIYNRFFAFIFGWSLFTVIQTASISSLAYVFAQSLSSLIALPPLLPSLAEVNIGGIFYPFADFNVKCLAIVLILLLTWLNTRGIKTGANVSTGILILVFTGIFTIILFGISSSSAQLVQPFQISTTTGKAITMSSIFTAMLSAFWAYQGWAAIGYVGGEIKDANRMIPRGIAIGVLLIITIYLLVNATYLAVLSVPELEQIHRSGNQIAAVEAVRSFWGSKGAVFISGLILVTTLGCTNATILASCRTYFAMAREGLFFKPVAELNQVNTPANSLWYQGFWACLLVLSGSFDQLTDMIIFAVFIYYGATTLGVFILRKKMPDAHRPYRVWGYPVVPAIMIIFCALLVMNTFFNRPREAAIGLVLMLTGVPLYWWFTRQEVKKIEKTNA is encoded by the coding sequence ATGAGTACCACCAAACAACTCCAGCGGTCGTTGGGCCTGCGGTTAGTAATTGTAGTCGTCATCGGCAATATAATTGGGTCGGGCGTTTACAAGAAAGTGGCGCCTATGGCCGATGAATTACATTCCTCGGGATGGATTTTGCTGTGTTGGCTATTAGGTGGTATTATTACCTTATTTGGAGCCTTAAGTAACGCCGAAGTGGCCGGCTTACTCGCCGATACCGGGGGCGAGTATTCTTATTACAAAAAAATATACAACCGGTTTTTTGCTTTTATTTTCGGTTGGTCCTTGTTTACCGTTATTCAAACGGCTTCTATTTCGTCGTTGGCGTATGTTTTTGCGCAATCGCTCAGCAGTTTGATTGCTTTGCCACCCTTACTACCTAGTTTAGCCGAAGTAAACATTGGGGGAATCTTTTACCCTTTCGCCGATTTTAATGTGAAGTGTTTGGCTATTGTACTTATTCTGTTACTTACCTGGCTGAATACCCGGGGTATTAAAACCGGGGCGAACGTAAGTACGGGTATTTTGATTCTGGTTTTTACGGGTATTTTCACCATTATTCTTTTTGGCATCAGTAGTAGTTCGGCTCAACTGGTACAGCCATTCCAGATAAGTACTACGACGGGTAAAGCTATTACGATGAGCAGTATTTTTACGGCTATGTTGTCGGCTTTCTGGGCTTACCAGGGTTGGGCAGCCATTGGCTACGTAGGAGGAGAAATTAAAGATGCGAATCGCATGATTCCCCGGGGAATTGCCATTGGGGTACTTCTTATTATTACTATTTACCTGTTAGTAAATGCCACCTATTTGGCGGTGTTATCGGTTCCGGAACTGGAGCAAATTCACCGATCGGGTAATCAAATTGCGGCAGTAGAGGCCGTGCGAAGTTTCTGGGGCAGTAAAGGTGCGGTATTTATTTCTGGCTTAATTTTGGTTACCACGCTGGGTTGCACCAACGCTACTATCTTAGCCAGTTGCCGCACGTATTTTGCTATGGCCCGCGAAGGATTATTTTTTAAACCGGTTGCCGAGTTAAATCAGGTAAATACACCGGCTAATTCCTTGTGGTACCAGGGATTTTGGGCTTGTTTACTGGTACTTTCCGGTTCCTTCGATCAATTAACCGATATGATTATTTTTGCCGTTTTTATTTATTACGGCGCCACTACTTTGGGGGTATTTATCTTAAGAAAAAAAATGCCGGATGCCCACCGGCCTTATCGCGTATGGGGTTACCCGGTAGTGCCCGCCATTATGATTATTTTTTGTGCCTTACTGGTAATGAATACTTTCTTTAACCGGCCCCGCGAAGCTGCAATTGGTTTGGTACTGATGTTAACCGGGGTACCCCTCTACTGGTGGTTTACACGGCAAGAAGTTAAGAAAATTGAAAAAACCAACGCCTGA
- a CDS encoding DoxX family protein, with protein sequence MKNLSLYLMVLLYVGAGIVHFLRPKMYLTIMPPWLPFPRFLILMSGICEVVFGLLLIPAQTRPLGAWLIIALLIAVFPANVQMTLQYTELHRAGWQLTWLRLPLQAVLIWWAYSFTSYH encoded by the coding sequence ATGAAAAATCTATCTCTTTACTTAATGGTGTTGTTGTACGTAGGAGCAGGCATTGTCCATTTCCTTCGACCAAAGATGTACCTGACCATAATGCCTCCTTGGTTGCCTTTTCCCCGATTTTTGATTCTTATGAGCGGCATCTGTGAAGTAGTATTTGGTTTATTATTAATTCCGGCTCAAACCCGCCCCTTAGGCGCTTGGCTGATTATTGCCTTATTGATTGCCGTGTTTCCAGCCAATGTTCAAATGACCTTGCAGTATACTGAACTTCATCGCGCTGGTTGGCAGCTGACCTGGTTGCGTTTACCCCTGCAAGCCGTACTCATCTGGTGGGCATATTCATTTACCAGTTATCATTAA
- a CDS encoding DUF3857 domain-containing protein, translated as MRTSIIVLLLIASTLFKARGQEAYRSDLIPKNLRSYANAVIRSNETTVEVKALDEVSYKVKQAITILNNNGEEYGYVTVYYNKSRQVKSLKACIYDAQGNLIKKTSNNDFQDVSAISSFSLFEDERVKYFKPQVPQLPYTVVYEYELKLKQTLHLPEWHPQPSGDIAVESSSFTFLTKPGFKIRIRELNLTTPKQEINEKEGKRTTWTVQNLAALKMEPYSPPADAYLPSVELAAVNFKYEGLTGQITNWQDYGQWVYQNLLKGRDILPAATVTKVKELIKDCPTTRDKVQKIYEYAQQKNRYISIQIGIGGLQPMRAEEVDQLAYGDCKALTNYTKALLQVAGIPAIYTEVHAGNFKRSYTPDFTSLQGNHVILCVPLPQQPDTIWLECTSKNAPVGFLGTFTDDRYVLLCTEKGGVITRTPRYEAQQNRQIRQGNFNLEANGTLSGKVETRFEGTQYDNREHLREKSPKEKLYEIRETYNIPNLDIIYYNLTQQKNNTPATIEKMELTAHQAGTVNGSLLLLKLNQLNHEISVPKEVRQRKNKVYINRGFMDEDVITYQLPPGYQLDYVPAAVDLQTFFGHYQAKVEVKNNILIYTRQLTLQQGEHNSEVYEQLVKFFQKVVDSDHEKIILKKQEILGYK; from the coding sequence ATGAGAACTTCTATTATTGTTTTACTTTTAATTGCAAGCACACTTTTTAAGGCCCGGGGGCAAGAAGCTTACCGCTCTGATCTTATTCCAAAAAACCTTCGTTCCTACGCCAACGCTGTTATTCGCTCTAATGAAACCACCGTAGAGGTTAAAGCCCTAGATGAGGTAAGCTACAAGGTAAAACAAGCCATCACTATTCTGAACAATAACGGCGAAGAATACGGATACGTAACTGTATATTATAACAAATCACGGCAAGTAAAATCTTTGAAGGCCTGTATCTACGATGCTCAGGGCAACTTAATTAAAAAAACAAGCAACAACGATTTTCAAGATGTAAGTGCCATTAGTAGCTTCTCGTTATTTGAAGATGAGCGCGTGAAATACTTTAAACCGCAAGTACCGCAGTTGCCTTACACGGTGGTGTATGAATACGAGTTAAAGCTTAAACAAACCTTACATTTGCCCGAATGGCACCCACAACCATCCGGCGATATTGCGGTGGAAAGCAGTTCCTTTACTTTTTTAACTAAACCAGGTTTTAAAATCCGTATTCGTGAGTTAAATCTCACCACCCCTAAGCAGGAAATAAACGAAAAAGAAGGTAAGAGGACCACGTGGACCGTACAAAACCTGGCTGCTCTGAAAATGGAACCGTATAGCCCACCCGCCGATGCCTATTTACCTAGTGTAGAATTAGCCGCCGTCAATTTTAAATATGAAGGTTTAACGGGTCAGATAACCAATTGGCAGGATTATGGGCAATGGGTTTACCAGAACTTGTTGAAAGGTAGAGATATTTTGCCTGCTGCCACCGTAACTAAAGTTAAGGAGTTAATTAAAGATTGCCCAACAACCCGGGATAAAGTTCAGAAAATCTACGAATACGCGCAGCAGAAAAACCGCTACATCAGTATTCAGATTGGAATCGGTGGCTTACAGCCTATGCGGGCGGAAGAAGTGGATCAACTGGCTTACGGCGATTGCAAAGCTTTAACTAATTACACCAAAGCTTTACTGCAAGTAGCGGGCATTCCTGCTATTTACACCGAAGTACACGCAGGAAATTTTAAACGCAGCTACACACCTGATTTTACGAGCTTACAAGGGAACCACGTTATACTTTGTGTGCCCTTACCTCAGCAACCCGATACTATCTGGCTGGAGTGCACGAGTAAAAATGCGCCAGTCGGATTTTTAGGTACCTTCACCGATGATCGCTACGTGTTACTTTGCACCGAAAAGGGCGGGGTTATTACCCGAACCCCACGTTACGAGGCACAGCAAAATCGACAAATACGGCAAGGAAATTTTAACTTAGAAGCAAATGGCACTTTAAGTGGGAAGGTAGAAACCCGTTTTGAAGGTACTCAGTACGATAATCGCGAGCACTTACGCGAAAAATCCCCAAAAGAAAAATTATATGAAATTCGGGAAACATACAACATACCCAATCTGGATATTATTTATTACAATCTTACTCAGCAAAAAAATAATACTCCGGCCACAATCGAGAAAATGGAATTAACTGCTCATCAGGCTGGTACGGTAAATGGCAGCTTGCTCCTGTTAAAATTAAACCAATTAAACCATGAAATAAGTGTACCGAAAGAAGTTCGTCAGCGTAAAAACAAGGTATATATTAACCGGGGATTTATGGATGAAGATGTTATTACTTACCAATTACCGCCTGGATATCAATTAGATTATGTTCCAGCTGCTGTAGATCTGCAAACATTTTTTGGCCATTACCAAGCAAAAGTGGAAGTAAAAAATAACATACTTATTTATACCAGGCAGCTTACATTACAGCAAGGAGAACATAATTCGGAAGTTTACGAGCAATTAGTAAAATTTTTTCAAAAAGTGGTAGATAGTGACCACGAAAAAATAATATTAAAGAAGCAAGAAATCTTAGGTTACAAGTAA
- a CDS encoding BLUF domain-containing protein yields the protein MYYIVYLSTAAQLMSDEELKEILVVSNANNRALNVTGMLLYHEGSIVQVIEGEEQTVKALYTKIERDSRHRGIIKLSEGQLEQRNFPDWSMGFRTISAPEFAQLAGYQNVNNKTLLKQPSGQQDHNVLIILRTFYQTNIARF from the coding sequence ATGTATTACATTGTTTATTTAAGTACGGCTGCTCAGTTAATGAGCGATGAAGAGTTGAAAGAGATTTTGGTTGTGAGTAATGCCAATAACCGAGCTTTAAATGTAACGGGTATGTTACTTTACCATGAAGGCAGTATTGTTCAGGTAATAGAAGGTGAGGAGCAAACGGTAAAAGCGCTATATACAAAAATCGAACGCGATTCCCGGCATCGGGGCATTATTAAATTAAGCGAAGGACAATTAGAACAGCGCAACTTTCCGGATTGGTCCATGGGATTTAGAACGATATCGGCTCCGGAGTTTGCCCAACTGGCGGGTTATCAAAATGTAAACAACAAAACTCTCCTGAAGCAACCTTCCGGGCAACAGGATCATAATGTGCTGATTATCTTAAGAACTTTCTACCAAACGAATATTGCCCGTTTTTAA
- a CDS encoding DoxX family protein, with protein MESILGKYAPYFYALLRIVAGLMFAMHGSQKLLGIPGDQPGMPIASMMGFAGIVELVGGLLIAFGLFTSIAAFIASGEMAVAFFMAHFPKGPLPILNQGELAVLYCFLFLYIAAHGAGIWSIDAIRKPRTAVTY; from the coding sequence ATGGAATCAATTTTAGGAAAGTACGCTCCCTATTTTTACGCGCTGCTACGAATTGTAGCGGGGCTAATGTTTGCAATGCACGGTAGCCAGAAGTTACTGGGAATACCCGGTGACCAACCCGGCATGCCAATAGCTTCTATGATGGGTTTTGCGGGAATAGTGGAATTAGTTGGCGGCTTACTAATTGCTTTTGGATTATTCACCAGTATTGCCGCCTTTATTGCCAGTGGTGAAATGGCCGTAGCTTTTTTTATGGCTCACTTTCCGAAGGGACCATTACCTATTCTGAACCAAGGCGAGTTAGCTGTTCTGTACTGCTTTTTATTTTTATACATTGCCGCACACGGGGCCGGCATTTGGAGTATCGACGCTATTAGAAAGCCTAGAACGGCCGTAACGTATTAA
- a CDS encoding D-2-hydroxyacid dehydrogenase — translation MKLFVYTSLNEANRSYLRQELPPTITPVFRNELPEIEILNAFQSAEIIMGNPPVSWFEATLPKLLFWQLDSAGFEQYQSVKLNASVANMGDFFARPCAETMVGGILAFYRGIPELVKLQEQKEWQGSHVRPHLDLLGNKKVVILGAGTIGQTCKQMLLGFGCQIKLTARQNSVADIHSFEALLEVLPETDVVINTLPGGADKYVSQTFLQAMKTGSLYASVGRGTTTDESALIAVLQSGKLIGAVLDVTEQEPLPESNPLWEMKNVLLTQHTGGGYRGEEEGKVKQVLVNLARFLKEEEILFQVDLARGY, via the coding sequence ATGAAGCTATTTGTATATACTTCTTTAAATGAAGCAAATCGAAGTTATTTACGACAAGAATTACCGCCTACTATAACTCCTGTTTTTAGAAATGAATTACCTGAGATTGAGATTTTAAATGCCTTTCAGTCAGCTGAAATAATAATGGGGAACCCACCCGTATCTTGGTTCGAGGCAACATTGCCCAAATTACTTTTTTGGCAGTTAGACTCGGCCGGGTTTGAACAATACCAATCGGTAAAGTTAAACGCTTCGGTGGCGAATATGGGTGATTTCTTTGCTCGCCCCTGCGCCGAAACTATGGTAGGAGGTATATTGGCTTTTTACCGCGGCATTCCGGAATTAGTAAAACTCCAAGAACAGAAAGAATGGCAAGGCAGCCACGTTCGGCCTCATCTGGATTTATTAGGTAATAAGAAAGTGGTTATTTTGGGGGCCGGCACTATTGGACAAACTTGTAAGCAAATGTTATTGGGTTTCGGCTGCCAGATAAAATTGACTGCTCGGCAAAATTCGGTTGCCGATATTCATTCTTTTGAAGCTTTACTGGAAGTTTTACCAGAAACGGACGTTGTAATAAATACTTTACCGGGTGGCGCAGATAAATACGTTTCGCAAACCTTTTTACAAGCTATGAAAACGGGCAGTTTGTACGCCAGTGTAGGACGGGGCACTACCACTGATGAGTCCGCTTTAATTGCGGTTTTGCAATCAGGTAAATTAATCGGGGCTGTATTAGATGTTACAGAGCAAGAACCCTTACCGGAAAGTAATCCTTTGTGGGAAATGAAAAATGTCCTGCTTACCCAACATACGGGAGGTGGCTACCGCGGCGAAGAAGAAGGAAAGGTTAAACAAGTGCTGGTTAATCTTGCCCGTTTTTTAAAAGAAGAAGAAATTTTATTTCAAGTAGATTTAGCGAGAGGGTATTAA